A genomic stretch from Deinococcus cellulosilyticus NBRC 106333 = KACC 11606 includes:
- a CDS encoding RluA family pseudouridine synthase has product MKLNQGYAYTEQLGKKAAGLTLLDYLSRFYTHSTLEDWQQRLIREEIELDGQTVSGNPELKPGQALVWHRPPWEEPEVPLDFTVVHEDEHLLAINKPSGLPTMPAGGFLEHTLLMQVRKNRSEASPLHRLGRYTSGIVLFARTAEGASLMAKAWRDHEVQKRYLAVASGQAPEELYQISTPIGPVLHPRLGSVFAASPDGKPSYSLARVLERIRNATLFQVDIQTGRPHQIRIHLASIGHPLVGDPLYGPDGLPLKENPGLPGDGGYRLHAARLVFQHPISAEQVDLQAPLPEGFWSK; this is encoded by the coding sequence ATGAAGCTGAATCAGGGGTACGCCTACACGGAGCAGCTGGGAAAAAAGGCTGCAGGATTGACTTTGCTGGATTATCTGAGCAGGTTTTACACCCATTCCACCCTGGAAGATTGGCAGCAGCGGTTGATTCGGGAGGAAATTGAGCTCGATGGACAGACCGTTTCAGGCAACCCTGAACTGAAACCTGGTCAGGCGCTGGTGTGGCACCGGCCACCCTGGGAGGAACCCGAGGTTCCTCTGGATTTCACTGTTGTGCATGAAGATGAGCATCTGCTGGCAATCAACAAACCCAGTGGCCTTCCCACCATGCCTGCCGGGGGATTTCTGGAACACACCCTGCTGATGCAGGTGCGCAAAAACAGGTCTGAAGCCAGCCCTCTGCATCGACTGGGACGGTACACTTCAGGCATCGTGTTGTTTGCCCGCACAGCTGAGGGGGCCTCTCTGATGGCAAAAGCCTGGAGGGACCATGAAGTCCAGAAAAGGTATCTGGCAGTGGCCTCAGGGCAGGCACCCGAAGAGCTTTATCAGATTTCCACCCCCATAGGTCCTGTCCTGCACCCAAGACTCGGAAGTGTTTTTGCTGCGAGCCCTGATGGAAAACCGTCTTACAGTCTGGCAAGGGTTCTGGAGCGCATCAGAAACGCCACCCTGTTTCAGGTGGACATCCAGACTGGACGGCCCCACCAGATTCGCATTCATCTGGCCTCCATTGGGCATCCTCTGGTCGGAGATCCTCTTTATGGACCAGATGGATTGCCCCTGAAGGAGAACCCTGGTCTCCCTGGAGACGGAGGTTACCGCCTGCACGCTGCACGTCTGGTTTTTCAGCATCCCATTTCTGCAGAGCAAGTGGACCTCCAGGCTCCTCTTCCTGAAGGTTTCTGGTCAAAATAA
- a CDS encoding LacI family DNA-binding transcriptional regulator codes for MNESEKNPFKKPTSADVARLVGISQSTVSLVLNGKAEGRVSAELQQAIWEAARSLNYKPNRAAKALREGRARTLALVIPQLSNPFFAPVYQGADREARKLGYDTVLVNYDHSMSTQEALIEHLSSHDVDGYVLWDISARSTGLLSQNNVVLVESQIDGYHSIMVDIPHGVRMALQHLVGLGHTRIAHLAATVDTETFQARSRTYREFFEEQGWTYRPEWEVRAPFSLEGGKQGALALLGSSEERPTAIMCDGDFLAVGVYKAAKELGLRIPEDLSVIGIDNLELSQYIEPELTTLHIPAEQMGECAAQELIQLLEAQPTARKVVWFQTELIQRNSTAAPQQ; via the coding sequence ATGAACGAATCTGAAAAAAATCCATTCAAAAAACCCACCAGTGCAGATGTGGCCCGTCTGGTGGGCATTTCACAATCCACCGTTTCCCTGGTCTTAAATGGCAAAGCCGAAGGGCGCGTCTCTGCAGAACTGCAGCAGGCCATCTGGGAAGCTGCCCGCAGCCTCAATTACAAGCCCAACCGGGCAGCGAAAGCCCTCAGGGAAGGTCGGGCGCGCACCCTGGCCCTGGTGATCCCACAGCTCAGCAACCCGTTTTTTGCTCCTGTGTACCAGGGGGCAGACCGTGAAGCGCGCAAACTGGGCTACGACACCGTGCTGGTGAATTACGACCACAGCATGAGCACCCAGGAAGCCCTGATCGAACACCTCTCCAGTCATGATGTGGATGGTTACGTGCTTTGGGATATCTCTGCCCGGTCCACGGGTCTGCTTTCACAGAACAATGTGGTGCTGGTGGAAAGCCAGATTGATGGGTACCACTCCATCATGGTGGACATTCCCCATGGGGTGCGCATGGCCCTGCAGCATCTGGTGGGTCTGGGGCACACCCGGATCGCCCATCTGGCCGCCACCGTGGACACCGAGACCTTTCAGGCCAGAAGCCGCACCTACCGGGAGTTTTTCGAGGAGCAGGGCTGGACCTACCGGCCCGAATGGGAAGTTCGAGCGCCTTTCTCACTGGAAGGGGGAAAACAGGGGGCACTGGCCCTGCTCGGAAGTTCCGAAGAACGCCCCACTGCCATCATGTGTGATGGGGATTTTCTGGCTGTGGGAGTCTACAAGGCAGCCAAGGAACTGGGCTTGCGCATTCCGGAGGACCTCTCGGTGATTGGCATCGACAATCTGGAACTTTCTCAGTACATTGAGCCCGAACTGACCACCCTGCACATCCCGGCTGAGCAGATGGGGGAATGTGCAGCCCAGGAACTGATTCAGCTTCTTGAGGCCCAGCCCACAGCCAGAAAAGTGGTCTGGTTTCAGACGGAGCTGATTCAGCGCAACTCCACAGCAGCCCCACAGCAATAA
- the pfkA gene encoding 6-phosphofructokinase — MKRIAVLTSGGDAPGMNAAIRAVTRTGIGLGMEVYGVHHGYAGLIQGDLKLLSARDVGDVMQRGGTFLGSARCPEFRTLEGQQKALNRLAEKGIEGLVVIGGNGSQTGAHALSTLGFPVVGIASTIDNDLFGSELTIGVDTALNIALEAIDRLKVTASSHHRAFLVEVMGRDCGYLALMAGIAGGAEVIVIPEFETGPEEIAAQLRAAYERGKAHAIGVVAEGATYNAEKLVHYFQENRERLGFDLRSTTLGHVQRGGTPGAYDRLLATRLGVAAVEHLAKGEHGVLVGLQAGRIVPTPLDIVVSSKKPLDLSLMDMAGILAK, encoded by the coding sequence ATGAAACGCATCGCAGTATTGACCAGTGGAGGGGACGCACCTGGAATGAATGCGGCCATTCGCGCCGTCACCAGAACAGGCATCGGTCTGGGCATGGAGGTTTACGGGGTTCATCATGGATATGCCGGGCTGATCCAGGGCGACCTGAAATTGCTTTCTGCACGGGACGTTGGGGATGTCATGCAGCGCGGGGGCACATTCCTGGGAAGCGCACGCTGCCCGGAATTCCGCACCCTGGAAGGCCAGCAGAAAGCCCTGAACCGGCTTGCCGAAAAAGGAATTGAAGGTCTGGTGGTGATTGGTGGAAACGGATCACAGACCGGAGCACACGCCCTGTCCACCCTGGGTTTCCCGGTGGTTGGAATCGCCTCCACCATCGACAATGACCTGTTTGGCTCGGAACTCACCATCGGGGTGGACACCGCCCTGAACATCGCCCTGGAAGCCATTGACCGCCTGAAAGTCACCGCTTCGAGCCACCACCGGGCCTTTCTGGTGGAAGTGATGGGCCGGGACTGCGGTTACCTTGCCCTGATGGCCGGAATTGCCGGGGGTGCCGAAGTCATCGTGATCCCTGAATTCGAAACAGGACCAGAAGAAATCGCAGCCCAGCTCAGGGCCGCGTATGAACGGGGCAAGGCGCACGCCATCGGTGTGGTCGCAGAAGGGGCCACCTACAACGCTGAAAAACTGGTCCATTACTTCCAGGAAAACCGGGAGCGTCTGGGCTTCGACCTGCGCAGCACCACCCTCGGGCACGTTCAACGTGGCGGCACCCCCGGAGCCTATGACCGCCTGCTGGCGACCCGCCTGGGCGTTGCTGCCGTGGAGCATCTGGCAAAAGGCGAGCATGGCGTTCTGGTGGGCCTGCAGGCAGGACGCATCGTGCCCACCCCTCTGGACATCGTGGTCAGCAGCAAAAAACCACTGGACCTCAGCCTGATGGACATGGCAGGAATTCTGGCGAAATAA
- a CDS encoding DUF1349 domain-containing protein, producing MKTWLNAPTQWQEHENTLTVTTLPDTDFWQVTHYGFRRDSGHAYLESVRGDFDFTVTFSGQYRDLYDQAGLLLRVSETLWLKAGIEYVEDVHNLSVVVTREFSDWSVTPLQGALESTTLKLSRRKEAITIEGAINGGPLQLMRMLYFPEVEEVQIGPMCCSPTGQGFEVEFRDMHWHPVSGQQV from the coding sequence ATGAAAACCTGGCTCAATGCACCCACTCAATGGCAGGAACACGAAAACACCCTGACCGTGACCACGTTGCCTGATACCGATTTCTGGCAGGTGACCCACTATGGCTTCCGTCGGGACAGCGGACACGCCTACCTTGAAAGCGTCCGTGGAGACTTTGATTTCACCGTGACTTTCAGCGGCCAGTACCGCGACCTGTACGATCAGGCAGGATTGCTCCTCAGGGTCAGTGAAACCCTGTGGCTCAAAGCAGGCATTGAGTATGTTGAAGATGTGCACAACCTGAGTGTGGTGGTCACACGAGAATTCTCCGACTGGTCGGTGACGCCGCTGCAAGGTGCTCTGGAAAGCACCACCCTGAAACTGTCCAGGCGCAAAGAAGCCATCACCATTGAAGGGGCCATCAACGGAGGACCGCTGCAGCTCATGCGCATGCTGTACTTCCCAGAAGTTGAAGAAGTGCAGATTGGCCCGATGTGTTGCAGCCCCACAGGCCAGGGTTTCGAGGTGGAATTCCGTGACATGCACTGGCATCCCGTGTCTGGACAGCAGGTATGA
- a CDS encoding lasso peptide biosynthesis B2 protein, whose amino-acid sequence MDDLTRALIHQDFESLPVEMWQKSNLAAYVFCHTSAAYRRGLLPHYAHALQRWKAQEKELRELLLAWNAAGIVPLLIKGVAMALKHYTHPGERYFGDIDLMLDRSQMARARDLAAGLGWQVLFDAQRDRGFSVHESLGLISPSHNIKLDVHHALLKHPKPFERRALDMQRLLEPCMEHFDWEGVQVRMLGLADTAIVPLMLHRAWYRDRWNLKRFDYLDLNLLREAGLTREALLERAKVLGCQTTVELFLQRCDPWQKVLDLKPLDATKLDLWRRQISPERGYSEHQGQQARTGLILGYTPYLVRNVLRGTGWVLKAALVLQKQQTLQELCNHVVLRRTSQPDFSQIHKARVGVLGASKLLAYFPRGNSGMCVLRALAALWWLRSAGVDAELVSGVRNDGGKIKGHAWIEYQGSVLAIIAADLMAPLYYKINFRSSIQQNSRQSPDAASGQGPSAAD is encoded by the coding sequence TTGGACGACCTGACCCGTGCCCTGATCCATCAAGATTTTGAGTCCCTGCCTGTCGAAATGTGGCAGAAAAGCAACCTGGCTGCTTATGTGTTCTGTCACACCTCAGCAGCTTACCGCAGAGGACTCCTTCCCCATTACGCCCATGCCCTGCAACGCTGGAAAGCTCAGGAAAAAGAGCTGCGTGAATTGTTGCTGGCCTGGAATGCGGCTGGCATTGTTCCCTTGCTGATCAAAGGCGTCGCGATGGCTTTGAAACACTACACCCATCCTGGAGAGAGGTACTTCGGAGACATTGACCTGATGCTGGACCGTTCCCAGATGGCCCGGGCCAGGGATCTGGCTGCGGGTCTGGGCTGGCAGGTGTTGTTTGATGCACAGCGTGACCGGGGGTTCAGTGTGCATGAATCCCTGGGATTGATTTCTCCATCGCACAACATCAAACTGGATGTTCACCATGCATTGCTGAAACATCCGAAACCCTTTGAAAGACGTGCCCTGGACATGCAACGCCTCCTCGAACCCTGCATGGAGCATTTCGACTGGGAAGGCGTGCAGGTGCGCATGCTTGGACTTGCGGACACCGCGATTGTGCCCCTGATGTTGCATCGTGCCTGGTACCGGGACCGCTGGAACCTCAAGCGCTTTGATTATCTGGACCTGAACCTGCTCAGGGAGGCAGGCCTGACCCGCGAGGCCCTGCTGGAACGTGCAAAGGTGCTGGGATGCCAGACCACCGTTGAGCTGTTCCTGCAGCGGTGTGACCCCTGGCAAAAAGTCCTGGACCTCAAGCCTCTTGATGCCACCAAACTGGACCTCTGGAGAAGGCAGATCTCGCCTGAACGGGGATATTCGGAGCACCAGGGACAACAGGCCCGCACGGGCCTGATCCTCGGTTACACCCCCTATCTGGTCCGCAATGTTCTCAGGGGAACTGGCTGGGTGTTGAAAGCTGCTCTGGTGCTGCAAAAGCAACAGACCTTGCAGGAACTGTGCAACCATGTTGTGCTGAGAAGAACATCTCAGCCTGACTTTTCACAAATTCACAAGGCACGTGTTGGGGTGCTGGGTGCCTCCAAACTTCTGGCGTATTTCCCACGTGGCAACAGCGGGATGTGCGTTTTGCGTGCACTTGCAGCCCTCTGGTGGTTGAGAAGTGCAGGTGTGGATGCTGAACTGGTCAGTGGAGTGCGCAATGATGGAGGCAAAATCAAAGGCCATGCCTGGATTGAATATCAGGGAAGTGTGCTTGCCATCATTGCCGCTGACCTGATGGCACCTTTGTACTACAAGATCAACTTTCGTTCTTCAATTCAGCAAAATTCACGTCAAAGCCCAGATGCAGCATCCGGGCAGGGACCTTCAGCAGCCGATTGA
- a CDS encoding PqqD family protein: MYRPKQDILVTDLEDELVLLNPDTQDIFTLNTSGRLLWLALPASLDTLAEVLVGHYGLDLPTARTDAGDILRDLVQAGLIDEA; encoded by the coding sequence ATGTACAGGCCCAAACAAGACATTCTGGTCACCGATCTGGAAGACGAGCTGGTTCTACTCAACCCCGACACCCAGGACATTTTCACCCTCAACACCTCCGGTCGGTTGCTGTGGCTGGCCCTGCCTGCTTCGCTGGACACCCTGGCAGAGGTGCTGGTGGGACACTATGGCCTGGATCTGCCCACTGCCCGCACCGATGCTGGAGACATCCTCCGCGATCTGGTTCAGGCAGGTCTGATTGATGAAGCTTGA
- a CDS encoding AAA family ATPase codes for MHQLFEEVNVTLTDSNLLAQRTLEQLQKVILGKEIQLKLALTCLLARGHLMIEDVPGVGKTTLAHALAATLGLEFARVQFTSDLLPSDVIGATIYERNAGTFRFHQGPIFTQLLLADEINRATPKTQSALLEAMEERQVSMDGQTHMLPEPFFVIATQNPVEQIGTFPLPESQLDRFLLTITLGYPDPRAERELLMGEDRRDLARHLPAVLHTEALQEAQDRVSRVHISAALVDYVQLLLKATRNHSEFQLGLSPRAALGLMSASRAWAWLSGRSSVRPEDIQAVFPALATHRLLLRSTGQPHRESVLALLASTPIP; via the coding sequence ATGCATCAACTCTTTGAAGAGGTAAATGTGACGCTCACCGACAGCAACCTTCTGGCCCAACGCACCCTGGAACAGCTGCAGAAAGTGATTCTGGGCAAAGAAATCCAGCTCAAACTGGCCCTGACCTGCCTGCTGGCCAGAGGACACCTGATGATCGAAGATGTTCCCGGGGTGGGGAAGACCACCCTGGCGCATGCCCTGGCCGCTACCCTGGGGTTGGAATTTGCGCGGGTCCAGTTCACCAGTGACCTGTTGCCTTCAGACGTGATTGGGGCGACCATCTATGAACGGAACGCGGGCACCTTCCGTTTTCACCAGGGTCCCATTTTCACCCAGCTGCTGCTGGCCGATGAAATCAACCGGGCCACCCCCAAAACCCAGAGCGCACTGCTGGAAGCCATGGAAGAGCGGCAGGTCAGCATGGATGGCCAGACCCACATGCTTCCTGAGCCGTTTTTTGTGATTGCCACCCAGAACCCAGTGGAGCAGATTGGCACTTTCCCGTTGCCTGAATCCCAGCTGGATCGTTTTTTGCTGACCATCACGCTGGGTTACCCTGATCCCAGAGCAGAACGGGAACTCTTGATGGGAGAGGACCGCCGTGACCTTGCCCGCCATTTGCCTGCCGTGCTGCACACAGAGGCCCTGCAGGAGGCCCAGGACAGGGTGTCCAGGGTGCACATTTCTGCTGCTCTGGTGGATTACGTGCAACTCCTGCTCAAAGCCACCCGCAACCATTCCGAATTCCAGCTCGGTCTCAGTCCCCGTGCGGCTCTGGGTCTGATGTCCGCTTCCCGTGCCTGGGCCTGGCTTTCGGGGCGGTCCAGTGTGCGCCCTGAAGACATTCAGGCGGTTTTTCCAGCCCTGGCCACCCACCGTTTGCTGCTCAGGTCCACCGGACAGCCCCACCGGGAGTCCGTGCTGGCCTTGCTGGCTTCAACCCCCATCCCATGA
- a CDS encoding DUF58 domain-containing protein, which translates to MKIPGKPLLLNPTRFGWVYLAFVMLSLLGCINYQLSLGYLLCFLLASTWLVCLVEAYRHLQGLTVTFHAPDAVFAGQESLLEVQVTNHQNQPRADLEVQLADQTHLLSIPPLGEATASLLVPTHQRGWQPAPEVTLQGRDLLGLFRVRQQVPGEARVMLVYPALEERPPVWRVTGEATGTARRKTGQEEYSGLRSYQTGDTLGRVAWKRGELPDGTLLTKEFESHQDVSVVLSFQQLPAGLNTEQKLSRLAAWVVQAQKLGIHYKMVLPGFEASGAGERHTQRCLTRLAEFPGDRT; encoded by the coding sequence ATGAAGATCCCTGGGAAGCCCTTGCTTTTGAACCCCACCCGTTTTGGCTGGGTGTATCTGGCATTTGTGATGCTGAGCCTGCTGGGCTGCATCAATTACCAGCTCAGTCTCGGATACCTGCTGTGTTTCCTGCTGGCTTCCACCTGGCTGGTGTGTCTGGTGGAGGCTTACCGTCACTTGCAGGGACTGACGGTGACCTTTCATGCACCAGATGCAGTGTTTGCAGGTCAGGAGAGTCTGCTGGAGGTCCAGGTGACCAACCATCAGAACCAGCCAAGGGCAGACCTTGAGGTGCAACTGGCCGATCAGACCCACCTGCTGTCCATTCCACCCCTGGGAGAGGCCACAGCTTCACTGCTTGTTCCAACCCATCAACGGGGATGGCAACCTGCCCCAGAAGTCACCCTGCAGGGCAGAGACCTGCTGGGTCTTTTCAGGGTGCGACAGCAGGTGCCAGGTGAAGCCCGGGTGATGCTGGTTTACCCGGCCCTGGAGGAGCGTCCTCCAGTCTGGAGGGTCACCGGAGAAGCCACAGGAACCGCCCGGCGCAAAACCGGTCAGGAGGAGTACAGCGGCCTGCGTTCCTACCAGACGGGGGACACCCTGGGCCGTGTGGCCTGGAAGAGGGGCGAACTGCCCGATGGAACCCTGCTGACCAAGGAGTTTGAAAGCCATCAGGATGTCTCGGTGGTTCTCTCCTTTCAGCAGTTGCCTGCAGGACTGAACACCGAGCAGAAACTGTCCCGGTTGGCGGCCTGGGTGGTGCAGGCGCAGAAGCTGGGCATCCATTACAAAATGGTGCTGCCGGGCTTTGAGGCAAGTGGAGCGGGGGAACGCCACACCCAGCGCTGCCTGACACGTCTGGCTGAATTTCCGGGAGACAGGACATGA